The Heyndrickxia vini genome contains a region encoding:
- the opp4B gene encoding oligopeptide ABC transporter permease: MLKYSLRRILGMIPMLLLISIVVFTLAKLMPGDSFSGEIDPNNTDPKYIEAMREKLGYNDPIYVQYYHWISDFAQGEFGKSSRYKMPVSDVIGERLPNTIFLGLTSLLITYILAFFMGSYAGRKPHTLGDNIIGGANYLGLSIPSFVAAVFAIYFFSFQLNIFPSNGSVDITVTEGTFEYWLSRIHHVVLPALILGLLSTASYTQFLRNDIIENSRKDFVRTARAKGTKDSKIYNVHILRNSIIPLVTFLGFDIAALVGGAIITESIFTYPGIGQLFIDSVSNRDYPILMTLTMMFSFLTLFGNLIADILYGVVDPRIRLD; encoded by the coding sequence ATGTTGAAATATAGCCTTAGAAGAATATTAGGCATGATTCCGATGTTACTCCTTATCTCCATTGTCGTGTTTACCCTGGCAAAATTAATGCCAGGGGACTCCTTCAGTGGGGAAATAGATCCGAATAATACTGATCCAAAATATATTGAAGCGATGCGTGAAAAACTTGGTTATAATGACCCGATTTATGTTCAATATTATCACTGGATTTCGGATTTTGCACAAGGAGAGTTTGGAAAATCTTCACGCTATAAAATGCCAGTTTCCGATGTTATTGGAGAAAGACTTCCAAATACAATATTCCTAGGATTAACATCATTATTAATCACATATATATTAGCTTTTTTTATGGGTTCATATGCTGGAAGAAAACCACATACGCTCGGTGACAATATTATAGGTGGGGCTAACTATCTCGGCTTGAGTATTCCATCATTTGTTGCTGCAGTATTTGCTATTTATTTCTTCTCGTTCCAATTGAATATCTTCCCATCAAATGGATCTGTTGATATAACAGTAACAGAAGGGACATTTGAATATTGGCTAAGTAGAATTCATCATGTTGTTCTTCCTGCATTGATATTAGGTTTATTAAGTACTGCAAGTTATACGCAATTTCTTAGAAACGATATTATTGAAAACAGTCGAAAAGACTTTGTTCGAACAGCAAGAGCAAAAGGAACAAAAGATAGTAAGATTTACAATGTTCATATTTTAAGAAACTCCATCATTCCACTTGTAACATTTTTAGGTTTTGATATTGCAGCACTTGTTGGTGGAGCGATAATTACAGAATCGATTTTCACATACCCTGGTATTGGACAATTATTTATTGACTCAGTAAGTAATCGGGATTATCCAATATTAATGACTTTGACAATGATGTTCTCGTTTTTAACCTTATTCGGGAATTTAATTGCTGATATATTATACGGAGTCGTCGATCCGCGAATTCGATTAGATTAA
- the opp4A gene encoding oligopeptide ABC transporter substrate-binding protein, with the protein MKRKSILLLTALMLVMSMFLAACGGKEKANETTKGKSSSGEPQDGGTLVYGVDTAPEGIFNFNFYGNASDANVLQFIDDSLIDYDENMKPIPKIASWETKDNKVFKFTFKKGVKWQNGEELTVDDWIFAIKTLADKDYDGPRYTNVQTIEGAPAYHDGKAKEIAGLKKIDDYNIEITFDKARVNNLENVWTYPMSRKEFEGVKIKDMSASPQVRQKPIGTGPYKINKVVPGESIELVRNDDYWQGKPHIEKIIIKVVDPSLLVGELKNNSIDFSPFSPVSYDEIKKLNNIEVLTSPGVSYYYVGFRLGTWDGKKNVANYDKYSNKQLRQAMAYAMNREEWNKAFFFGLGHPVNRPIPSSHWIAADNSELNEYKYDPEKAKQLLDEAGYKDKDGDGFREDPNGKPFVVNFSHYQTTNPTFEARAKQIAQYWEEVGLKTKVTMTEANLYYDKLEKGDKSIEVFFGGWSTGSDPDPSGLWGSTALWNYPRWVNEKSDQLLADALDVAKVGTDQAKRKALYVEWQKLFNDELPAIPISELDDSYALTKRVQGVKVTPLGTNSPHQWWIEQ; encoded by the coding sequence TTGAAGAGAAAGTCGATATTATTATTAACCGCACTAATGCTAGTCATGTCAATGTTCCTAGCTGCGTGTGGAGGTAAAGAAAAAGCAAACGAAACAACTAAAGGGAAATCTAGTTCAGGTGAGCCGCAAGATGGTGGAACATTAGTATATGGTGTGGATACTGCGCCAGAAGGAATCTTCAATTTCAACTTCTATGGTAATGCATCAGATGCAAATGTTTTACAATTTATTGATGATAGTTTAATTGATTATGATGAAAATATGAAGCCGATTCCAAAAATTGCTTCTTGGGAAACAAAAGACAATAAGGTATTTAAATTCACATTCAAAAAAGGCGTTAAATGGCAAAATGGTGAAGAATTAACAGTCGATGACTGGATCTTTGCGATTAAAACACTTGCAGATAAAGACTATGACGGTCCTCGTTATACAAACGTACAGACAATCGAAGGTGCACCTGCATACCACGATGGAAAAGCGAAAGAAATCGCTGGTCTTAAAAAGATTGATGACTACAATATAGAAATCACATTTGATAAAGCGCGTGTAAACAATCTTGAAAACGTTTGGACATACCCAATGTCTCGTAAAGAATTTGAAGGTGTAAAAATTAAAGATATGTCAGCTTCACCACAAGTTCGTCAAAAGCCAATTGGTACTGGTCCATATAAAATTAATAAAGTTGTACCAGGTGAATCAATTGAATTAGTTCGTAATGATGATTACTGGCAAGGTAAGCCGCATATCGAAAAAATCATTATTAAAGTAGTAGATCCAAGTTTATTAGTTGGTGAGTTGAAAAATAATTCAATCGATTTCTCTCCTTTCTCACCTGTAAGCTATGATGAAATTAAAAAGCTTAATAACATAGAAGTTTTAACTTCTCCAGGTGTTTCTTATTATTATGTTGGTTTCAGACTTGGAACTTGGGACGGAAAGAAAAATGTAGCTAACTATGACAAATACAGCAATAAACAACTTCGTCAAGCAATGGCGTATGCGATGAATCGTGAAGAATGGAATAAAGCGTTCTTCTTTGGTTTAGGACATCCAGTAAACCGACCAATTCCATCATCACACTGGATTGCAGCCGACAATAGTGAATTAAACGAGTACAAATACGATCCAGAAAAAGCGAAACAATTATTGGATGAAGCGGGTTATAAAGACAAAGATGGCGACGGATTCCGTGAAGATCCGAATGGAAAGCCATTCGTAGTAAACTTCAGTCACTATCAAACTACTAACCCTACATTTGAAGCACGTGCAAAACAAATTGCACAATATTGGGAAGAAGTTGGCTTAAAAACAAAAGTTACTATGACAGAAGCTAACCTTTATTATGATAAGTTAGAAAAAGGCGATAAATCTATTGAAGTATTCTTTGGTGGATGGAGCACAGGTTCTGATCCCGATCCATCAGGTCTATGGGGCTCTACAGCACTTTGGAACTATCCACGTTGGGTAAATGAAAAATCTGACCAATTACTTGCAGATGCACTTGATGTAGCTAAAGTTGGAACAGATCAAGCAAAACGTAAAGCACTTTATGTAGAATGGCAAAAACTATTTAATGATGAATTACCAGCTATTCCAATTTCGGAGCTTGATGATTCTTATGCACTTACAAAACGTGTACAAGGAGTAAAAGTTACTCCACTTGGAACAAACAGTCCTCATCAATGGTGGATTGAACAATAA
- a CDS encoding ABC transporter ATP-binding protein, translating to MSKTTVDNVLEKENGSQNILEIQNLKTYYPIKGGFFKRTVGNVKAVDDVSFAIKKGETLGLVGESGCGKSTTGRTILRLLSPTSGKIIFDGKDITNLTGKTLRLARRDFQMVFQDPYASLNPKQMVGDIVSEPIRNFSNKSLKELKEEIMSLLKKVGLPEDAYYKYPHEFSGGQRQRIGIARALALKPKLIIADEPVSALDVSVQSQVLNLLKELQDEFDLTFLFIAHDLSVVKHMSDRIGVMYLGNLVEIADKDSLYAEPLHPYTQALISAIPEPDPRKRKERIVLQGDVPSPANPPTGCPFHTRCPVAKEECSKVKPTLKEVKPGHQVACILYN from the coding sequence ATGAGTAAAACAACGGTAGATAATGTACTAGAAAAAGAGAATGGGTCTCAAAATATATTAGAAATTCAAAATCTTAAAACTTATTACCCGATAAAAGGCGGCTTTTTCAAACGAACCGTAGGAAACGTAAAGGCTGTTGATGATGTAAGCTTTGCAATAAAAAAAGGTGAAACACTCGGTTTGGTTGGTGAGTCAGGCTGTGGTAAGTCCACAACTGGAAGAACCATTTTGCGATTGTTAAGCCCAACATCGGGAAAAATTATTTTTGATGGAAAAGATATTACCAATTTAACCGGGAAAACTTTGCGATTAGCAAGGCGGGATTTTCAAATGGTGTTTCAAGATCCGTATGCTTCATTAAATCCGAAGCAGATGGTTGGCGACATCGTTTCGGAGCCTATTAGGAACTTTTCTAATAAAAGCTTAAAGGAACTTAAAGAGGAGATTATGAGTCTTCTGAAAAAAGTCGGACTTCCGGAGGATGCATATTACAAATATCCTCATGAGTTTTCGGGTGGACAAAGACAAAGGATTGGTATCGCTAGAGCATTGGCGTTGAAACCGAAATTAATCATTGCGGACGAGCCTGTATCAGCGCTTGATGTATCTGTTCAATCTCAAGTACTTAACCTTTTAAAAGAATTACAGGATGAGTTCGATTTGACTTTCTTGTTTATCGCCCATGATTTAAGTGTCGTTAAACATATGAGTGATCGTATTGGCGTTATGTATCTTGGTAACCTAGTGGAGATCGCCGACAAAGACAGTCTTTATGCAGAACCGCTTCATCCATATACACAAGCACTAATATCTGCGATTCCGGAACCAGACCCACGTAAACGTAAAGAACGAATTGTATTGCAAGGGGATGTTCCAAGTCCGGCCAATCCTCCGACAGGTTGTCCATTTCATACGAGATGTCCTGTTGCGAAAGAAGAGTGTTCAAAGGTTAAGCCGACATTAAAGGAGGTGAAACCTGGACATCAAGTAGCGTGCATTCTATACAATTAA
- a CDS encoding ABC transporter ATP-binding protein encodes MGTNANLTNQSPILKVENLETAFDIEGKLYNAVDNVSFEVKPKQIVGVVGESGCGKSVMSLSVMKLLPKGIGSIRNGEVLFEGKNIAPLSDKEMNKIRGKDISMIFQEPMTSLNPVFTIGYQLQETLFNHMKISKKEARDKSIALLKSVGISRPEKIVDEYPHQLSGGMRQRVMIAIAIACQPKLLIADEPTTALDVTVQAQILDLLKEIQEVNNMAIILITHDLGVVAEMCDEVIVMYAGRIVEKTDVDTLFHNPKHPYTELLMNAIPKMDEEVETLSTIEGIVPSLQKMPHAGCRFANRCPKAMPECKIMTPQLAETEAGHEVSCLLYETSKPKEGAMV; translated from the coding sequence ATGGGCACGAATGCAAACTTAACTAACCAATCACCAATTCTAAAGGTGGAAAATTTAGAAACGGCCTTCGACATTGAGGGCAAATTATATAATGCGGTCGATAATGTGTCATTCGAAGTTAAACCTAAACAGATTGTGGGGGTTGTAGGCGAATCTGGATGTGGAAAAAGTGTCATGTCCTTATCGGTTATGAAGCTGCTTCCAAAAGGTATTGGTTCCATCCGTAATGGGGAAGTCCTTTTCGAAGGGAAAAATATTGCGCCATTGTCGGATAAGGAGATGAACAAAATTCGTGGGAAAGACATTTCGATGATTTTCCAAGAACCAATGACATCTTTAAATCCAGTCTTTACGATTGGCTATCAATTACAAGAAACACTATTCAACCACATGAAAATATCGAAAAAAGAAGCGCGGGATAAGAGTATTGCTTTATTGAAAAGTGTCGGAATATCTCGCCCTGAAAAAATCGTTGACGAATATCCACATCAATTATCAGGTGGAATGAGACAACGTGTGATGATCGCAATTGCGATTGCATGTCAGCCGAAACTACTCATCGCGGATGAGCCGACTACAGCGTTGGATGTTACAGTACAGGCGCAAATTCTTGATTTACTTAAAGAAATTCAAGAAGTGAACAACATGGCAATTATTTTGATTACGCATGACCTAGGAGTAGTAGCTGAAATGTGTGACGAGGTTATCGTCATGTATGCGGGCAGAATTGTGGAAAAGACAGATGTTGATACATTATTCCATAATCCAAAACACCCATATACAGAATTATTAATGAACGCGATACCTAAAATGGATGAAGAAGTAGAAACATTAAGCACAATTGAAGGGATTGTTCCATCACTTCAGAAAATGCCTCATGCAGGATGCAGATTCGCAAATCGATGTCCAAAAGCTATGCCGGAATGTAAAATAATGACTCCACAACTTGCTGAAACAGAAGCTGGTCATGAGGTTTCCTGTTTGCTTTATGAAACGAGCAAACCGAAAGAGGGGGCAATGGTCTGA
- a CDS encoding DUF2268 domain-containing protein encodes MGVIRTDTWLEDLIDQPEEICKKIDPAVKNARSYYEYLLFFGMYRPSKISKDIFQQLKQANAWEKINEYYKKYKKLWDGPETKIYILPINGMNRSLIRQTNGKSGVTFKDKMILFLGPTEDQKEWESLFVHEYNHATRMSYMSGDPLNYSLLDSLILEGLAEYAVEQYCGEKYLAPWTRAYSDKVLKRFWKSDFNERLTIKKKDPVHDNLLFGKKFVPTMMGYAIGYKIISEYNKNTIYSFNKMFSTSSEKLVNSNVFND; translated from the coding sequence ATGGGGGTAATCCGAACAGATACTTGGTTAGAGGATTTAATTGATCAACCGGAGGAAATATGTAAAAAAATCGATCCAGCTGTTAAAAATGCCCGATCATACTATGAATACTTATTGTTTTTTGGTATGTATCGACCATCTAAAATTTCGAAAGACATTTTCCAACAATTAAAACAGGCAAACGCATGGGAGAAAATAAACGAGTATTATAAAAAGTATAAAAAATTATGGGATGGACCGGAGACCAAAATTTATATTTTGCCAATAAACGGGATGAATCGATCACTTATCCGCCAAACTAATGGAAAATCCGGTGTAACGTTTAAAGATAAAATGATCTTATTTCTTGGACCTACAGAAGACCAAAAAGAATGGGAGTCACTTTTTGTTCATGAATATAATCATGCAACAAGAATGTCCTATATGTCTGGGGATCCTTTAAATTATTCATTACTTGATTCACTGATATTAGAGGGGTTGGCCGAATATGCAGTAGAACAATATTGTGGAGAAAAGTATTTAGCACCCTGGACAAGAGCTTATTCGGACAAAGTACTTAAACGGTTTTGGAAAAGTGATTTTAATGAGAGATTAACTATCAAAAAGAAAGATCCTGTACATGATAATCTCCTTTTTGGAAAAAAATTCGTTCCAACTATGATGGGATATGCAATTGGATATAAAATTATTTCTGAATATAATAAAAATACTATTTATTCATTCAATAAAATGTTTTCAACCTCTTCTGAAAAGTTGGTCAATAGTAATGTTTTTAATGATTAA
- a CDS encoding nuclease-related domain-containing protein: protein MKLLEDDLSYFNYLEKGFAGEKMFDNLIKEHISIKHIFLNDLLLEHNNTKFQIDSLLFFSNTIHFFEIKNYEGDYYIDNDLWYKSPQKEIKNPLHQLKRSTSLLRGIFQELRINIPIAEHLVFVNPEFHLYNAPMNLPITYPTQLNRLMEKLNNKNNSNINDIHIKLANRILNRHIKEPSFSRLPDYTFDHLEKGITCANCDAFVETYKKTTVTCTYCGFKENITNAVIRSIDEYSLLFPDRKITKNAIQEWCKIASHKTIKRILTSNYNQIGKSISTHYVKQGN from the coding sequence ATGAAATTATTAGAGGATGACCTATCTTACTTTAATTATCTTGAAAAAGGCTTTGCTGGTGAGAAAATGTTTGACAATCTAATTAAAGAACATATTTCTATTAAGCATATTTTTTTAAATGACTTACTACTTGAACACAATAACACCAAATTTCAAATTGATTCTCTTCTATTTTTTTCAAATACCATACACTTTTTCGAAATCAAAAATTATGAAGGTGATTATTATATTGATAATGATCTATGGTATAAAAGCCCGCAGAAGGAAATAAAAAATCCACTTCATCAACTAAAGAGAAGTACAAGCTTACTAAGAGGAATCTTTCAAGAACTCCGTATAAATATCCCAATAGCAGAGCACCTTGTATTTGTAAATCCTGAATTTCATCTATACAACGCCCCAATGAATTTGCCAATTACTTACCCCACACAACTTAACCGTCTGATGGAGAAACTTAACAACAAGAACAATTCCAATATAAATGATATTCATATTAAATTAGCGAATCGTATATTAAACCGTCATATAAAAGAACCTTCATTCTCCAGACTACCGGATTATACATTTGATCACCTTGAAAAAGGGATTACTTGTGCTAACTGTGATGCATTTGTAGAAACCTACAAAAAAACAACAGTAACCTGTACTTATTGCGGATTTAAAGAAAATATTACTAATGCAGTTATACGTAGTATAGATGAATATTCCCTCCTTTTTCCCGATAGGAAAATAACGAAAAACGCCATTCAAGAATGGTGTAAAATTGCATCCCATAAAACAATTAAACGCATTCTTACAAGTAATTACAATCAAATAGGTAAAAGTATATCAACACACTATGTAAAACAAGGTAATTAA
- the fabF gene encoding beta-ketoacyl-ACP synthase II, whose product MENKRVVVTGIGAVSPVGNDAKTTWENIIAGKSGVGPLTRVNADDYPAKVAAEVKDFDIEQYIEKKEARKMDRFTHYAIAASMMAVKDANLTINEENANRVGVWIGSGIGGMETFENQFETFQKRGYRRVSPFFVPMMIPDMAAGQVSIFLGAKGINSCTVTACATGTNSIGDAFKVIQRGDADVMITGGAEAPITRMSVAGFCANTALSTNPDAQTASRPFDLNRDGFVIGEGAGIVILEELDHALSRGATIYAEIVGYGATGDAHHITAPAPGGEGGVRAMQAALNDGNIKPEELDYINAHGTSTEYNDKYETMAIKEVFGEHAYKLAVSSTKSMTGHLLGAAGGVEAILTVLAIKEGIIPPTINLVTPDPECDLDYVSDGARKQEVNIALSNSLGFGGHNATIVFRKYE is encoded by the coding sequence ATGGAAAACAAACGTGTAGTTGTTACAGGTATTGGAGCAGTTTCTCCTGTTGGAAATGATGCAAAAACTACTTGGGAAAATATCATTGCCGGGAAATCCGGTGTTGGACCATTAACAAGAGTGAATGCGGATGATTATCCAGCAAAAGTAGCAGCAGAAGTAAAAGATTTTGATATTGAACAATATATTGAGAAAAAAGAAGCAAGAAAGATGGACCGATTTACACATTATGCAATTGCTGCATCAATGATGGCTGTAAAGGATGCTAATTTAACTATAAATGAAGAAAATGCAAATCGGGTTGGTGTTTGGATTGGATCTGGTATTGGTGGAATGGAAACATTTGAAAACCAATTTGAAACATTCCAAAAACGTGGGTATCGCCGTGTAAGTCCATTTTTTGTTCCGATGATGATTCCGGACATGGCTGCGGGACAAGTATCAATTTTTCTTGGAGCAAAAGGAATAAATTCATGTACGGTAACGGCTTGTGCCACTGGAACTAACTCTATTGGCGATGCATTTAAAGTTATTCAACGCGGTGATGCGGATGTCATGATTACAGGCGGAGCCGAGGCACCAATCACGCGGATGTCTGTTGCAGGTTTCTGCGCAAACACGGCATTATCTACAAACCCTGATGCGCAAACAGCAAGTCGCCCATTTGATTTAAATCGTGATGGATTTGTTATTGGAGAAGGTGCCGGAATTGTTATTTTAGAAGAACTAGACCATGCTCTCTCAAGAGGTGCAACGATTTATGCGGAAATCGTAGGCTATGGCGCAACAGGTGATGCCCATCATATTACTGCACCCGCACCAGGTGGTGAAGGTGGTGTCCGTGCGATGCAGGCGGCACTTAATGATGGCAATATTAAGCCTGAAGAACTCGATTATATTAATGCTCACGGTACAAGCACGGAATATAACGATAAATATGAAACAATGGCAATTAAAGAAGTGTTTGGTGAACATGCATACAAACTTGCTGTAAGCTCAACGAAATCAATGACAGGGCATTTACTTGGTGCCGCCGGTGGGGTTGAGGCTATCCTAACAGTTCTTGCTATTAAAGAAGGAATCATTCCTCCAACTATTAATTTAGTTACACCTGACCCAGAATGCGATCTTGATTACGTATCCGATGGTGCACGCAAACAGGAAGTAAATATTGCGTTAAGCAACTCTTTAGGTTTTGGTGGTCACAACGCAACAATCGTCTTTAGAAAATATGAATAA
- a CDS encoding beta-ketoacyl-ACP synthase III: MNAGIIGVGKFSPEKVLTNFDLEKMMDTSDEWIRTRTGIEERRIADKDMDTSDMAYEAALKAIEDAAIKPEEIDLILVATVTPDQPFPSVACKLQDRLGAKKAAAMDVSAACAGFMYGVITAKQFIETNAYKYVLIIGVEKLSKITNWEDRNTAVLFGDGAGAAIMGPVSEGRGVLAFELGADGSGGKHLYEDENKHIIMNGREVFKFAVRQMGESCVNVIEKAGLTKEDVNFLIPHQANIRIMEASRQRLDLPVEKMSKTVHKYGNTSSASIPMSLVEEYEAGKIKDDDVIVLVGFGGGLTWGAIALKWGR; encoded by the coding sequence ATGAACGCAGGGATAATTGGAGTTGGGAAGTTCAGTCCTGAAAAGGTTTTAACAAATTTTGATTTAGAAAAAATGATGGATACATCAGATGAATGGATTCGAACACGTACTGGTATTGAGGAACGCCGGATAGCAGATAAAGACATGGATACATCTGACATGGCATATGAAGCTGCATTAAAAGCAATAGAAGATGCGGCTATCAAGCCGGAAGAGATTGACTTAATTCTTGTTGCGACAGTTACACCAGACCAGCCATTTCCATCCGTTGCTTGCAAGCTTCAAGATCGTTTAGGTGCAAAGAAAGCAGCAGCTATGGATGTTAGTGCAGCCTGTGCCGGATTTATGTATGGAGTAATCACTGCAAAACAATTTATTGAAACGAATGCATATAAATATGTACTTATTATAGGTGTTGAAAAATTATCAAAAATTACGAATTGGGAAGATCGTAATACCGCTGTTCTTTTTGGTGACGGAGCAGGTGCAGCAATTATGGGACCAGTTTCTGAAGGAAGAGGAGTTCTTGCTTTCGAACTTGGCGCTGATGGCTCTGGCGGAAAACATTTATATGAAGATGAAAACAAGCATATTATTATGAATGGACGAGAAGTATTTAAATTTGCTGTAAGGCAGATGGGTGAATCATGTGTCAATGTGATTGAAAAAGCAGGATTAACGAAAGAGGATGTAAACTTCCTTATTCCCCATCAAGCAAATATAAGAATTATGGAAGCATCTAGACAACGTTTAGATCTGCCAGTCGAAAAAATGTCAAAAACGGTTCATAAATATGGGAATACATCATCAGCTTCTATTCCTATGTCACTTGTCGAAGAATATGAAGCAGGTAAAATCAAAGATGATGATGTCATCGTTTTAGTTGGTTTTGGCGGTGGTCTTACATGGGGTGCCATTGCGCTAAAATGGGGCCGATAG
- a CDS encoding ComZ family protein, with the protein MNQEKSMEFMQIAMKYLPEAKEKLDQAGVEISFELLQPFMELFTNVMNEAYELGKKDALSK; encoded by the coding sequence ATGAATCAAGAAAAATCAATGGAATTTATGCAAATTGCGATGAAATACTTACCAGAGGCAAAAGAGAAACTAGATCAAGCGGGTGTTGAAATTTCGTTTGAATTACTACAACCCTTCATGGAGCTCTTTACTAATGTAATGAATGAGGCATATGAATTAGGGAAAAAAGATGCGTTAAGTAAATAG
- a CDS encoding hydrolase produces the protein MLRTFLFDQQWCMLHYPEQPNGFAIFIIGDQQHYVNGESSFWIDNIGREQMIERLTTEGYLVYYSNLFEKNWGNHHSVEHSYNLYQLIMRKEILNKKIHILAEGMGTLTAAQLIPLMKDNIRSIVLFAPCISLEKHIEQEHTRKFYYKKLMKEIKAAFNEEIVHIDTEKPIEDLKESLFIIQVIDQNRYKDQLELIHKLILKRKEKKLPVEIHYILLENRQYITEKIIRFLKENEKVL, from the coding sequence ATGTTGAGAACATTTCTGTTCGATCAACAATGGTGTATGCTCCATTATCCCGAACAACCCAATGGTTTTGCCATTTTTATCATTGGAGATCAACAACATTATGTTAATGGAGAATCAAGTTTTTGGATCGATAATATTGGACGCGAACAAATGATAGAAAGATTAACGACAGAGGGATATCTAGTCTATTACTCTAATTTATTCGAAAAAAACTGGGGAAATCATCATTCTGTTGAACATTCATATAATCTTTACCAACTCATTATGAGAAAAGAAATATTAAATAAGAAAATTCATATATTGGCAGAAGGGATGGGAACACTTACAGCAGCTCAATTAATTCCGCTCATGAAAGACAATATCCGTTCAATTGTTTTATTTGCACCATGCATATCATTAGAGAAACATATTGAACAAGAACATACTAGAAAGTTTTACTACAAAAAATTAATGAAAGAAATAAAGGCAGCATTTAATGAAGAAATTGTTCATATAGACACAGAAAAACCGATTGAGGACTTGAAGGAATCTTTATTCATTATCCAAGTAATCGATCAAAATCGCTATAAAGATCAGCTGGAATTAATTCATAAGCTTATTCTGAAGCGAAAGGAAAAGAAACTGCCCGTCGAAATCCATTATATTCTTCTTGAAAATCGTCAATACATTACCGAAAAAATCATACGGTTTTTAAAAGAAAATGAAAAAGTTTTATAG
- a CDS encoding YjzD family protein → MKLIATLFWTFILVQVLGYVASSMTNTEYSLQTISIIGVIATVLIAILTAVIPKPTVETH, encoded by the coding sequence ATGAAATTAATAGCCACTTTATTTTGGACATTTATTCTTGTACAAGTTTTAGGATATGTTGCAAGCTCAATGACGAATACAGAGTATAGTCTGCAAACAATTTCAATCATAGGTGTAATTGCTACTGTACTTATTGCTATTCTAACTGCAGTAATTCCGAAACCAACTGTTGAAACCCATTAA